One Methanolobus sp. WCC4 DNA segment encodes these proteins:
- a CDS encoding 50S ribosomal protein L5, whose amino-acid sequence MRTPVVEKVVVHMGVGESGQHLVDAENILSEITGQSVVRTYSKRTLPAFGIKKNEPIGCKVTLRSDRAEEFLRTSLTIVESKLRSSQFDKYGNVAFGIEEHTDFPGMKYDPNIGIFGMDINVVVNRAGYRINKRRIVKRKIPTSHKITKEDTIAFFKDTYAVEVI is encoded by the coding sequence ATGAGGACACCTGTAGTAGAAAAGGTAGTTGTTCACATGGGTGTCGGAGAAAGTGGTCAGCACCTTGTGGATGCTGAAAACATTCTCAGCGAGATCACTGGACAGTCCGTAGTAAGGACATATTCAAAGAGGACCCTTCCGGCATTTGGTATCAAGAAGAACGAACCAATAGGCTGTAAGGTCACACTCAGGTCCGACCGTGCAGAAGAGTTCCTCAGGACATCACTTACTATTGTAGAGAGCAAGCTCAGATCATCCCAGTTCGACAAGTATGGGAACGTTGCCTTTGGTATCGAAGAGCACACTGACTTCCCTGGAATGAAGTATGATCCTAACATCGGTATCTTTGGAATGGATATCAATGTTGTCGTGAACCGTGCAGGTTACAGGATCAACAAAAGAAGGATAGTCAAGAGAAAGATCCCAACATCTCACAAGATAACAAAAGAGGATACGATTGCTTTCTTCAAAGACACATACGCAGTGGAGGTAATATAA
- a CDS encoding 50S ribosomal protein L30: protein MYALVRVRGDVNVRGTIKDTLKMLRLHKVNHCVILADNPHNAGMIQKVKDYVAYGVIDADSLAEMLTNRGRLEGDVRLTEEYVAENTDYDSIKALAEAVCEGNATLKDVPKLKPVFRLHPPRKGHSGMKRTVQQGGVLGNHGEDINKLLKKMR from the coding sequence ATGTACGCTTTGGTAAGAGTACGTGGAGACGTGAATGTCAGGGGTACCATAAAGGATACCCTTAAGATGCTTCGTCTGCACAAAGTTAACCACTGTGTCATCCTTGCTGACAATCCTCATAATGCAGGAATGATCCAGAAGGTAAAGGACTACGTGGCATACGGAGTCATTGATGCTGACTCACTTGCAGAGATGCTCACAAACCGTGGCAGACTTGAAGGCGATGTAAGGCTTACCGAGGAATACGTGGCTGAGAATACAGACTACGATTCCATCAAGGCTCTTGCAGAAGCTGTCTGTGAGGGTAACGCAACCCTGAAAGATGTTCCAAAGCTCAAGCCGGTATTCAGGCTCCATCCTCCAAGGAAGGGTCACTCCGGTATGAAGAGAACAGTCCAGCAGGGCGGTGTACTGGGCAACCACGGTGAGGACATCAACAAACTGTTGAAGAAGATGAGGTGA
- a CDS encoding 50S ribosomal protein L19e: protein MTDLTNQKRIAAAVMDCGVNRVWLDPEAAEDIAVAITRADIRELIEAGSIKAIPVKGVSRGRARERDAKRKYGHRKGHGKRKGKKGARNPRKEQWMKKIRALRKELKQMREDGSLDRATYCKVYRKAKGGEYRSVAHLKAHLESAKLIKHEE, encoded by the coding sequence ATGACCGATCTGACAAACCAGAAGAGGATCGCTGCAGCAGTTATGGACTGTGGGGTCAACAGAGTATGGCTCGACCCTGAAGCAGCAGAGGACATTGCAGTGGCTATTACCAGAGCTGACATACGTGAGCTCATAGAAGCTGGCAGTATCAAGGCGATCCCTGTAAAGGGAGTAAGCCGTGGACGCGCAAGAGAAAGAGATGCCAAGCGCAAGTACGGTCACCGCAAGGGACATGGAAAGAGAAAAGGAAAGAAGGGCGCACGTAATCCCCGTAAAGAGCAGTGGATGAAGAAGATCCGTGCTCTGAGAAAGGAACTTAAACAGATGCGTGAAGATGGCTCATTGGACAGGGCAACCTATTGTAAGGTTTACCGCAAGGCAAAGGGTGGAGAATACCGTAGTGTAGCTCACCTTAAGGCACACCTTGAGTCAGCAAAGCTCATTAAGCACGAGGAATGA
- a CDS encoding 50S ribosomal protein L14 yields the protein MRGIRSTVPRALNAGAKIDCVDNTGARVVEIISVKGYRGVKNRHPRAGIGNMCVVSVKKGTPEMRKQILLAVIVRQKQEFRRPDGLRVSFEDNAVVIVDKDGIPKGTDFKGPVAREAAERYPKIGTTASMVV from the coding sequence ATGAGGGGAATAAGATCCACCGTTCCACGTGCACTCAATGCCGGTGCTAAGATCGACTGCGTGGACAATACAGGTGCACGTGTAGTTGAGATCATCTCCGTAAAGGGCTACAGAGGTGTAAAGAACAGACACCCAAGGGCTGGTATCGGTAACATGTGCGTGGTCTCCGTGAAGAAAGGAACTCCGGAGATGCGTAAGCAGATCCTTCTTGCAGTGATAGTTCGCCAGAAGCAGGAATTCCGCCGTCCAGATGGCCTGAGGGTATCCTTCGAGGACAATGCTGTTGTCATTGTCGACAAGGATGGTATCCCAAAGGGAACCGACTTTAAGGGTCCGGTTGCAAGGGAAGCAGCAGAAAGGTACCCAAAGATCGGTACAACTGCATCTATGGTAGTATGA
- a CDS encoding uL15 family ribosomal protein, producing the protein MTSKKTNTKKFRGSRTCGGGTTKNRRGAGNRGGRGRCGENKHHATRALQLGYHRGHQRGFTRPLKVLNDASIVNVGELDELADQLVDDGFAELQDGTYVIDLAVLDIDKVLGSGKVSKKLSITAAEFSASAKDKIEGAGGSCTEIEE; encoded by the coding sequence ATGACATCAAAGAAAACCAACACAAAGAAGTTCAGAGGTTCACGCACATGTGGTGGCGGTACAACCAAGAACAGACGTGGTGCAGGTAACCGTGGTGGAAGGGGTAGATGTGGTGAGAACAAACACCATGCAACCCGTGCTCTCCAGCTCGGATACCACCGTGGACACCAGAGAGGATTTACACGTCCATTGAAGGTCCTTAACGATGCTTCCATCGTGAACGTCGGGGAACTCGATGAACTTGCAGATCAGCTTGTTGATGACGGTTTTGCAGAACTTCAGGATGGCACTTATGTCATCGACCTTGCTGTTCTTGATATAGACAAGGTACTTGGGTCCGGTAAGGTCTCCAAGAAGCTTTCTATCACAGCAGCTGAATTCTCTGCCAGTGCAAAGGATAAGATCGAAGGTGCAGGTGGATCCTGTACTGAGATAGAAGAGTAA
- a CDS encoding 30S ribosomal protein S14 — protein sequence MVQTTKSFGRGASECKRCGRKQGLVRKYGIYLCRHCFREVAHDMGFEKYA from the coding sequence ATGGTACAAACCACAAAGAGCTTTGGAAGAGGAGCAAGCGAATGCAAGAGATGTGGAAGAAAACAGGGTCTTGTAAGGAAATATGGCATTTACCTTTGCAGGCACTGCTTCCGTGAGGTTGCCCACGACATGGGATTCGAAAAGTATGCGTGA
- a CDS encoding 50S ribosomal protein L6: protein MAKEIKKTIPIPEGVTVTFQGRLLTVSGPKGKSERSFWYPGIMIEVMDSEVTVDSTVMKKTQKAMVGTFASHIRNMIKGVTEGFEYRMKVVYSHFPMQLKVEGDKLMIGNFLGEKKPRSANILGESKVKASGDEVVVTGINKEDVGQTAANIEQATRIKRFDPRVFQDGIYTVEKIV, encoded by the coding sequence ATGGCAAAAGAAATAAAGAAAACAATCCCTATCCCTGAAGGTGTGACCGTCACATTCCAGGGCCGGCTCCTTACGGTCTCAGGCCCGAAAGGCAAGAGCGAGAGGAGTTTCTGGTATCCAGGTATCATGATAGAGGTCATGGATTCAGAAGTGACCGTGGACTCCACGGTTATGAAGAAGACCCAGAAAGCAATGGTCGGAACCTTTGCATCACACATAAGAAACATGATCAAAGGTGTCACCGAGGGATTCGAATATCGTATGAAGGTCGTTTACTCTCACTTCCCTATGCAGCTTAAGGTTGAAGGGGACAAGTTGATGATCGGTAATTTCCTTGGAGAGAAAAAGCCAAGGTCAGCTAACATCCTCGGTGAATCCAAGGTGAAGGCTTCAGGTGACGAGGTTGTTGTAACCGGTATCAACAAAGAGGATGTCGGACAGACAGCAGCTAACATCGAGCAGGCAACAAGGATCAAGAGATTCGACCCGCGTGTATTCCAGGACGGAATATACACTGTGGAGAAGATAGTGTAG
- a CDS encoding 50S ribosomal protein L18 — MATGPRYKVAFRRRREGRTDYHQRLRLILSKEDRVVVRKSSRHMQVQLVAPKPEGDVTLSAAISTELKKYGYDAPTGNTTAAYLTGLLFGYRALSKGLDYGVLDIGLQASSPGSRVYATLKGIIDAGFEIPHDSSVLPSDERVRGEHIAEYMEDSNLPELFDAVKEKISAEFN; from the coding sequence ATGGCAACAGGACCCAGATATAAAGTCGCATTCAGACGACGAAGAGAAGGGCGTACTGATTACCACCAGAGACTTAGATTGATCCTCTCAAAAGAGGATCGTGTGGTAGTACGCAAGAGCTCAAGGCACATGCAGGTCCAGCTTGTAGCTCCAAAACCTGAAGGGGATGTTACCCTTTCAGCTGCAATTTCAACAGAACTCAAGAAGTATGGATACGATGCACCAACAGGAAACACAACAGCAGCGTATCTCACCGGTCTGTTATTCGGTTACAGAGCACTGAGCAAGGGATTGGATTACGGCGTTCTTGATATAGGACTCCAGGCATCATCACCCGGATCACGTGTGTATGCAACCTTAAAAGGCATCATAGATGCTGGTTTCGAGATTCCTCATGACTCATCTGTCCTTCCTTCAGATGAGAGAGTAAGAGGAGAACACATAGCAGAGTATATGGAAGACTCAAATCTGCCTGAACTGTTCGATGCAGTTAAGGAAAAGATCTCTGCAGAGTTCAACTAG
- a CDS encoding 30S ribosomal protein S4e: protein MGKHQKRISVPNSWQISKKSNKWITATRPGPHNKQQSIPLGVVLRDMLGIVDTRAEAKRVLSEGNVLVDGIVRKDLRFPVGLLDVITIPLENVAYRVLLDRKGRLEVHKLEGVDANKLCRINGKTVLKGGVVQLNLNDGTNLIASDDYKTKDSLILSLPGKDVVKHIKYKVGNLAMIVGGKHTGEIGTIKEINTVRSSKHNTVFISGEYDFETIEDFVVVIGEKEPEINLGGEVVE from the coding sequence GTGGGCAAACATCAGAAAAGAATATCTGTCCCAAACAGCTGGCAGATATCAAAGAAATCCAATAAATGGATCACAGCAACAAGACCTGGTCCACATAACAAGCAGCAGAGTATTCCTCTTGGTGTAGTCCTCAGGGATATGCTTGGTATCGTAGACACCCGTGCAGAGGCAAAACGTGTTCTTTCAGAAGGCAATGTCCTTGTAGACGGTATTGTCAGAAAGGACCTCAGATTCCCTGTAGGTCTTCTGGATGTAATTACCATCCCTCTCGAGAATGTGGCATATCGCGTGCTACTGGACCGTAAGGGAAGGCTTGAAGTTCATAAGCTTGAAGGCGTAGATGCTAACAAGCTTTGCAGGATCAATGGAAAGACCGTATTAAAGGGTGGAGTTGTACAGCTTAACCTCAACGACGGTACGAATCTCATTGCTTCCGACGATTACAAGACAAAGGATTCACTTATCCTTTCACTGCCTGGCAAGGATGTTGTCAAGCACATCAAGTATAAGGTAGGTAACCTTGCTATGATCGTTGGTGGAAAGCACACAGGTGAGATCGGTACCATTAAGGAGATCAACACTGTGAGAAGCTCCAAGCACAACACAGTCTTCATTTCCGGTGAATATGACTTCGAGACCATCGAGGATTTTGTTGTTGTCATCGGTGAGAAAGAGCCAGAGATCAATCTAGGTGGTGAGGTAGTTGAGTAA
- the cmk gene encoding (d)CMP kinase, with translation MLLTISGLPGSGTTTVSRLLSEKYGLEMISAGEVFRSLAKEYGMTLAEFGELAESDDSIDIKIDERQKEIANTRDNIILEGRLAGHMAEKALKVWIKASVDVRVERIVSRESGSFDDKLNETVEREASEALRYRTIHGIDINDLSVYDLVIDSEEWDQFQITNIISCAIDNSSYF, from the coding sequence GTGTTACTGACTATCAGCGGTCTTCCGGGCAGTGGTACTACCACTGTTTCCCGTTTGCTTTCTGAAAAGTATGGTCTTGAGATGATCTCTGCCGGGGAGGTCTTCCGTTCCCTTGCAAAGGAATATGGTATGACCCTGGCGGAGTTCGGTGAACTGGCTGAATCTGACGATAGTATCGACATTAAGATCGATGAACGTCAGAAGGAGATCGCTAACACCCGTGACAATATCATTCTTGAAGGAAGGCTTGCAGGGCATATGGCTGAAAAGGCCCTTAAGGTCTGGATAAAAGCTTCTGTTGATGTCCGCGTGGAGCGGATAGTCAGCAGGGAAAGCGGCTCTTTTGATGATAAGCTCAATGAGACCGTCGAACGTGAAGCGTCCGAGGCTCTCCGATACAGGACAATACATGGAATTGATATCAATGACCTCTCAGTCTATGATCTTGTGATCGACTCGGAGGAATGGGACCAGTTCCAGATAACAAACATTATTTCCTGTGCGATAGATAATAGTTCTTACTTCTGA
- a CDS encoding 30S ribosomal protein S17, whose protein sequence is MVRDIGLDVPAPEKECDDVNCPFHGTLPVRGQVLVGTVVSDKMDKTVVIQRRHEMLIKKYQRYEKRQSKVHAHNPPCIDAKVGDVVTVAECRPLSKTKSYVVIKAEAQE, encoded by the coding sequence ATGGTTAGAGATATTGGATTGGATGTCCCCGCCCCTGAAAAGGAGTGTGACGATGTCAATTGTCCTTTCCACGGAACACTTCCGGTTCGCGGACAGGTCCTTGTAGGGACTGTTGTAAGCGACAAGATGGACAAGACAGTGGTCATCCAGCGCAGGCATGAGATGCTTATCAAGAAATATCAGAGATATGAGAAGAGGCAGTCAAAGGTCCACGCACACAATCCACCCTGCATTGATGCAAAGGTAGGGGATGTTGTGACAGTGGCTGAATGCAGACCTCTTAGCAAGACAAAATCCTATGTAGTCATTAAGGCGGAGGCACAGGAATGA
- a CDS encoding 50S ribosomal protein L32e gives MDEKTKRLFKVRKVQKGKKPAFKRTESHKYKRLDSNWRRPRGLQGKQRKGIKAKGAVAQVGYGSPTAVKGLHPSGYAEVLVYTVAQLDDVNADVEAVRIAAKVGGRKKAIIEAKAAELSIKVLNPTRGE, from the coding sequence ATGGATGAAAAGACTAAACGCCTTTTTAAGGTAAGGAAAGTCCAGAAAGGCAAAAAACCTGCTTTCAAGAGAACAGAAAGCCACAAGTACAAGCGTCTGGATTCTAACTGGAGACGTCCAAGAGGTCTTCAGGGTAAACAGCGCAAGGGCATCAAGGCCAAGGGTGCTGTCGCACAGGTAGGCTATGGAAGTCCAACCGCTGTAAAAGGTTTGCACCCATCCGGATATGCAGAGGTCCTTGTATACACGGTCGCACAGCTTGACGATGTCAATGCAGATGTAGAGGCTGTCAGGATAGCTGCAAAGGTCGGCGGACGAAAGAAGGCTATCATAGAGGCAAAGGCTGCAGAGCTTTCCATAAAGGTCCTCAACCCTACAAGAGGTGAATAA
- a CDS encoding adenylate kinase gives MNIALFGPPGAGKGTQAKELSKNYDIPHISTGDILRANVRDGTELGLEAKQYMDKGELVPDEVLIGLIRNRLTEPDCEKGYLLDGYPRTIPQADALKDILAEISKPLNAVINIEVNDEELVKRLGGRRSCACGESYHVMFNPPEKEGECNACGAELYQRDDDKEDVIRQRLAVYNDKTKPLIDYYDNAGLLVNVDGAGAVDAVFADVCKIMDQYK, from the coding sequence ATGAATATTGCATTATTTGGCCCACCGGGTGCTGGTAAAGGCACCCAGGCAAAGGAATTATCAAAGAATTATGATATCCCTCACATATCTACAGGTGATATCCTCCGAGCAAATGTCCGTGATGGGACTGAGCTTGGATTGGAAGCAAAACAGTACATGGACAAAGGTGAACTTGTCCCTGATGAGGTCCTTATAGGTCTTATCAGGAACAGGCTTACAGAGCCGGATTGTGAGAAGGGTTATCTTCTGGATGGATATCCAAGGACCATTCCACAGGCTGATGCCCTTAAGGATATCCTTGCTGAGATCAGCAAGCCCCTCAATGCTGTCATCAATATAGAGGTGAATGATGAGGAGCTCGTCAAGAGACTTGGCGGACGTCGTAGCTGCGCATGTGGTGAAAGCTATCATGTGATGTTCAACCCTCCTGAGAAAGAAGGGGAGTGCAATGCATGTGGTGCTGAGCTCTATCAGAGGGATGACGACAAGGAAGATGTCATACGCCAGAGACTTGCCGTCTATAACGATAAGACCAAACCATTGATCGATTACTACGACAATGCAGGGCTTCTTGTAAATGTTGATGGCGCAGGCGCTGTCGATGCTGTCTTTGCTGATGTCTGTAAGATAATGGATCAGTACAAGTAA
- the rplX gene encoding 50S ribosomal protein L24, whose translation MVSNQPRKQRKARYTAPLHIKQKYMGAPLSKDLREKYGCRSASVVVGDTVKLMRGDHAGTSGMVEAVSLKHGTIVVEGVTVSKADGTEVARPVYPSNVMITSLEMKDKHREEVISNR comes from the coding sequence ATGGTATCAAATCAACCAAGGAAACAGAGGAAAGCAAGATATACGGCTCCTCTTCACATCAAACAGAAGTACATGGGTGCTCCACTCTCAAAGGACCTCCGTGAGAAATATGGTTGCCGCAGTGCCAGCGTTGTCGTTGGCGACACTGTGAAATTAATGCGCGGTGACCACGCAGGGACTTCCGGAATGGTAGAAGCGGTTTCCCTCAAACACGGAACGATCGTTGTAGAAGGCGTAACTGTCTCAAAGGCAGACGGTACAGAGGTTGCAAGACCTGTATACCCTTCAAATGTGATGATCACATCCCTTGAAATGAAGGATAAACACAGAGAAGAAGTTATCAGTAACAGGTGA
- a CDS encoding 30S ribosomal protein S8, with amino-acid sequence MVLLDPLADALSTIKNAEAIGKDSCTIKPASKLIGTVLKVMQDRGYVGEFEFVEDGKAGIYKVELIGRINKCGAIKPRYSVGAADFERWEKQFLPAKNFGTLILTTSKGVVSQYEARENNVGGQLLAYVY; translated from the coding sequence ATGGTATTATTAGATCCGCTTGCTGATGCTCTGTCTACAATAAAGAACGCAGAGGCAATTGGTAAAGACTCCTGTACTATCAAACCCGCATCAAAACTCATAGGTACCGTATTGAAGGTCATGCAGGACCGTGGATATGTCGGTGAATTCGAGTTTGTTGAGGATGGTAAGGCAGGTATTTACAAGGTAGAACTTATTGGTAGGATCAACAAATGTGGTGCTATCAAGCCACGTTATTCAGTGGGTGCTGCTGACTTCGAAAGATGGGAAAAGCAGTTCCTTCCAGCAAAGAACTTTGGAACATTGATACTTACAACATCAAAAGGTGTAGTATCACAGTACGAAGCTCGTGAGAATAATGTCGGTGGACAGTTACTTGCATATGTGTACTGA
- a CDS encoding DUF106 domain-containing protein, translating into MVTEQFKKKLDQFLLAFGISLMIGIMILGQDFRDSLGSSMSIIMDPLVTLLGASNFHVVLFIMASITALYASLIQKYTIDWELMRNTQERMKGFQKEYREAQLSNNTALMKKMDEERKAMMDDQMEMSKQQFKPMAYISIISLPLFMWAYFYIKSHEGASLVFPFWGEHILTDPLIGPFQYWLFWYFIASLAVSQLIRKALDVGGV; encoded by the coding sequence TTGGTTACAGAACAATTCAAGAAAAAGCTGGACCAGTTCCTGCTGGCTTTTGGTATTTCCCTTATGATCGGTATCATGATACTTGGTCAGGATTTCAGAGACTCTCTTGGAAGTTCCATGAGTATCATTATGGATCCACTGGTGACCCTTCTGGGGGCAAGTAATTTCCATGTTGTGCTTTTCATAATGGCATCTATTACTGCTCTTTACGCTTCACTTATCCAGAAATACACCATTGACTGGGAACTCATGCGTAATACCCAGGAAAGAATGAAGGGATTCCAGAAGGAATATCGGGAAGCCCAACTTTCTAATAACACAGCCCTTATGAAGAAGATGGATGAAGAACGCAAGGCGATGATGGATGATCAGATGGAGATGTCAAAGCAGCAGTTCAAGCCGATGGCATACATCAGTATAATATCCCTTCCATTGTTCATGTGGGCTTACTTCTATATCAAAAGCCATGAAGGTGCTTCTCTGGTGTTCCCGTTCTGGGGAGAACATATACTAACCGACCCTCTGATCGGTCCTTTCCAGTACTGGCTCTTCTGGTATTTCATCGCTTCACTGGCTGTAAGTCAGTTGATAAGAAAGGCTCTGGACGTCGGTGGCGTATAA
- a CDS encoding 30S ribosomal protein S5, which translates to MAYEYEEEWVPQTRLGKLVQEGQITSMDEVIESGLPIRESKIIDILLPDLEDEVLDINMVQRMTDSGRRVKFRATVIVGNGNGFVGLGQAKDVQVGPAIRKAISNAKISIIKVKRGCGSWECACGLEHTVPSQVRGKAGSVLVELKPAPRGLGLAAGDTARKVLEKAGIKDVWTRTEGTTRTTLNFAKATFQALENTGVVRMPANLENKEA; encoded by the coding sequence ATGGCATACGAATATGAAGAGGAATGGGTTCCACAGACAAGGCTTGGAAAACTCGTTCAAGAAGGGCAGATCACTTCAATGGACGAAGTTATAGAGTCAGGTCTTCCTATCAGAGAATCCAAAATAATCGATATCCTGTTACCTGATCTTGAGGATGAGGTTCTTGATATCAACATGGTCCAGAGGATGACTGACTCCGGACGTCGTGTTAAGTTCAGAGCAACTGTAATTGTTGGTAACGGAAACGGTTTTGTCGGTCTTGGACAGGCAAAGGACGTTCAGGTCGGCCCTGCTATCAGGAAAGCCATCAGCAATGCAAAGATAAGCATCATCAAGGTAAAACGTGGATGCGGTTCATGGGAATGTGCATGCGGTCTTGAGCACACAGTACCTTCACAGGTACGTGGAAAGGCTGGCAGTGTTCTTGTAGAACTGAAACCTGCACCACGTGGACTCGGCCTTGCTGCCGGGGACACCGCAAGGAAAGTACTCGAGAAGGCAGGTATCAAGGATGTCTGGACAAGGACAGAAGGTACCACAAGGACAACCCTTAACTTCGCAAAAGCTACATTCCAGGCACTTGAGAACACAGGTGTTGTAAGAATGCCTGCAAACCTGGAGAACAAGGAGGCTTAA
- the secY gene encoding preprotein translocase subunit SecY, with amino-acid sequence MSLKDSLEPIFNKLPAVASPEGHVHFKNKLMWTLGILVLYFALANVPLFGLSADSIDLFESYRAFFAGASGSLMLLGIGPIVTASIVLQLLVGADVIKLDMSNPSDQAFFQGAQKFMVFVMIVLEALPQIAGGYIQPDAALASTLGVGLGVITFIIFIQICIGGILVLFMDEVVSKWGIGSGVGLFIVAGVSQQIVTGLFNWTSDSSGLPTGFFPKWIYILQNVEADFLFSGDGIMFMLISGGILALVSTVVIFLLVVYVESTRIEIPLAHSAVRGARGKFPVKLIYASVLPMILVRALQANIQMVGLLLSGRGITFLGEFSGSTPINGLMYYLAPIHSPYDWIPSLVRESFTSYGAPVPAVWQIGLHVLTDAVFLIVGGIVFALFWIETTGMGAKPTAKKIFNSGMQIPGFRRNIGSIEKVMLRYIPKVTIIGGAFIGALTLVASLLGTLGGAGGTGLLLTVSIVYRLYEDIASEQMMEMHPMMRSFFGQE; translated from the coding sequence ATGAGTCTTAAGGATAGTTTGGAACCAATTTTTAATAAATTGCCTGCGGTTGCAAGTCCGGAGGGGCACGTCCATTTTAAAAACAAGTTAATGTGGACACTCGGGATTCTTGTGCTCTATTTCGCACTTGCTAATGTACCGCTGTTTGGATTGTCAGCGGATTCGATCGACCTGTTCGAATCCTATAGAGCATTTTTTGCCGGAGCTTCGGGTTCCCTGATGCTTCTGGGTATCGGTCCTATTGTTACCGCATCCATTGTCCTTCAGCTATTGGTCGGTGCTGATGTTATTAAGCTCGACATGTCCAATCCGTCAGACCAGGCGTTCTTCCAGGGCGCTCAGAAGTTCATGGTCTTTGTAATGATAGTACTTGAGGCTCTGCCACAGATAGCCGGTGGTTATATCCAGCCTGATGCAGCCCTTGCATCAACATTGGGTGTGGGTCTCGGAGTGATCACATTCATCATCTTTATACAGATATGCATAGGTGGCATACTGGTACTCTTCATGGATGAGGTAGTTTCAAAATGGGGTATCGGTTCAGGTGTCGGTCTTTTCATCGTAGCCGGTGTTTCTCAGCAGATCGTGACCGGTCTTTTCAACTGGACCTCTGATTCATCCGGTCTTCCAACCGGTTTCTTCCCTAAGTGGATCTACATCCTGCAGAATGTGGAAGCAGATTTCCTGTTCTCCGGTGATGGTATCATGTTCATGCTGATAAGCGGTGGAATTCTCGCACTGGTAAGTACAGTGGTAATATTCCTGCTTGTCGTCTATGTGGAAAGTACCCGTATCGAGATACCTCTGGCACACAGTGCAGTAAGGGGTGCAAGGGGTAAGTTCCCTGTAAAGCTTATCTATGCTTCAGTCCTGCCAATGATCCTTGTGAGGGCATTGCAGGCAAACATCCAGATGGTAGGTCTTCTGCTCAGCGGCAGGGGAATCACATTCCTTGGTGAGTTCAGTGGTTCGACGCCTATCAATGGGCTTATGTATTATCTGGCTCCTATTCACAGCCCATATGACTGGATACCTTCCCTTGTGAGGGAATCATTCACAAGTTATGGCGCTCCTGTGCCAGCCGTCTGGCAGATCGGGCTGCACGTATTGACCGATGCTGTGTTCCTGATAGTAGGAGGTATTGTATTTGCACTGTTCTGGATCGAAACAACAGGAATGGGTGCAAAACCAACAGCCAAGAAGATATTTAACTCCGGTATGCAGATACCGGGTTTCAGAAGGAACATTGGAAGTATTGAGAAGGTCATGTTAAGGTACATACCAAAGGTAACAATTATCGGTGGTGCTTTCATTGGTGCACTGACACTTGTCGCAAGTCTGCTTGGTACCCTTGGAGGTGCCGGTGGTACTGGACTTTTGCTTACGGTAAGTATCGTATACCGTCTCTATGAGGATATTGCATCCGAGCAGATGATGGAAATGCATCCAATGATGAGATCCTTCTTCGGACAGGAATAA